A genomic stretch from Megalobrama amblycephala isolate DHTTF-2021 linkage group LG22, ASM1881202v1, whole genome shotgun sequence includes:
- the adipoqa gene encoding LOW QUALITY PROTEIN: adiponectin (The sequence of the model RefSeq protein was modified relative to this genomic sequence to represent the inferred CDS: inserted 1 base in 1 codon), translating into MALMMKHAWIAVLCVVMAARLGISQEENTELAEQDSREPCARWMRGVSGTPGFNGIPGRDGRDGREGEKGDIGDPGPKGPNGEPGEPGDEGPAGKRGFPGNPGLKGESGEGSXPYHSAFSMGLTAKISPASGAPIRFTKTFYNEQHHYDEISGKFRCAIPGIYYFTYHLTINGKETKVAMFRNGRTVAFTLDQFHNGNLDQASGGAILNLSAGDEVWLQLYDDIFDAGIYADNNNDSTFTGFLLTPKILSNPFDNRRR; encoded by the exons ATGGCTCTTATGATGAAGCATGCATGGATAGCTGTGCTTTGTGTGGTAATGGCAGCCAGACTGGGCATCTCTCAGGAGGAGAACACAGAGCTGGCTGAGCAGGACAGTAGGGAACCTTGTGCTCGCTGGATGAGGGGTGTTTCTGGAACCCCAGGGTTCAATGGAATCCCCGGGCGGGATGGACGTGATGGGCGTGAGGGGGAGAAGGGAGATATCGGAGATCCAG GCCCCAAGGGACCAAATGGAGAGCCAGGTGAACCAGGGGACGAGGGACCTGCAGGCAAAAGAGGATTTCCTGGTAACCCAGGTCTGAAAGGAGAAAGTGGAGAGGGTT TTCCCTACCACTCTGCTTTTAGCATGGGCCTTACAGCTAAAATCAGCCCCGCTAGTGGAGCTCCCATCCGCTTCACAAAGACCTTCTACAATGAGCAGCACCACTACGATGAAATCTCCGGAAAGTTTCGctgtgcaatccctgggatctACTACTTCACATATCACCTCACTATCAACGGGAAGGAGACTAAAGTAGCTATGTTTCGAAATGGCCGGACTGTGGCTTTCACTCTTGACCAGTTCCACAACGGAAATCTGGATCAGGCCTCCGGAGGGGCGATTTTAAATCTGTCTGCTGGAGATGAGGTTTGGCTACAGTTGTATGATGACATATTTGATGCAGGGATTTATGCTGATAACAACAACGACTCCACCTTCACTGGCTTCCTTTTGACTCCTAAAATCTTAAGCAACCCATTTGACAACCGCAGACGATGA
- the and1 gene encoding actinodin1 — protein sequence MARLRGSSVFHVLLLATLLLPELLLAGPVIQRLKGDDGSDEKAGVEASPKRLIRNRRNISWYKQHSDFWSWYKYFTDNGNQEGVADLDRVYLAYLQNKNRAEARRSYKMYLQHLGDIYKSCAESDDPNCVASYTNRPKPKAEPPAPAPIKSCDPYKDPYCMYSKGYSYYPYLAPAPAAVKAPAPAPVKAPAYLHTPVVKDPRSGYYYHSPLVQPFLSAEQRAELLRICDAEDVECLQYHLRAAYGYKPAAALAPSYAHLGCDPKKDPHCVPHLVQKAPSGLYLRYPHCDPRVDPYCAYAAALASSQNLEAPPSGLERPCNPLYDDNCNPLTATRFGSLASGDLKDEPASEAGAMRAPPSPRHDPYAMYRDASAGADLRRHLPTQLQPPRHQPEEPQHPLGPRGKTKEGYDCFIGYDEECFPLGSQNEPRPAVHRQPSYPTEAYEPHLNADGSRNGVIEPDPDCDPEYDRNCRLRRYEPEAAEPASPLPQQELPAQEQSHREVPQHREESYPETPGYDQQQYEPYMSGQEDPYAGYGPQEPGATSFQDVLRGYGGRYPGQDDHRAYNGDYRKK from the exons ATGGCTCGTTTGAGAGGATCTTCCGTCTTCCATGTGTTGCTGCTAGCAACATTATTATTACCAG aGCTTCTGTTGGCTGGCCCTGTGATCCAGCGTTTAAAAGGAGATG ATGGAAGTGACGAAAAGGCAGGCGTTGAGGCAAGCCCAAAGAGACTGATCCGTAACAGGAGAAACATCAGTTGGTACAAGCAGCACTCTGACTTCTGGAGCTGGTACAAATACTTCACTGATAATGGGAACCAAGAAGGA GTTGCAGATCTGGATCGCGTCTATCTGGCATACTTGCAGAACAAGAATCGGGCTGAGGCACGTCGTTCCTACAAGATGTACCTGCAGCACCTTGGCGACATCTACAAGTCTTGTGCCGAGTCTGATGACCCAAACTGCGTGGCCTCATACACCAACAGACCCAAGCCCAAGGCTGAGCCACCAGCACCTGCACCAATCAAGTCTTGTGACCCATACAAAGACCCGTATTGCATGTACTCGAAGGGATACTCATATTACCCATACCTGGCTCCGGCCCCAGCTGCTGTCAAAGCCCCTGCACCTGCTCCAGTGAAAGCCCCAGCTTACCTCCACACCCCTGTGGTGAAGGATCCACGTTCCGGTTACTACTACCACTCTCCATTGGTGCAACCCTTCCTGTCAGCTGAGCAGAGAGCCGAGTTATTGCGCATCTGTGATGCAGAAGATGTTGAGTGTCTCCAGTACCACCTCCGTGCTGCTTACGGATACAAGCCCGCTGCTGCCCTGGCCCCATCCTACGCCCATCTCGGCTGCGACCCTAAGAAAGACCCTCACTGCGTCCCCCATCTGGTCCAGAAGGCGCCGTCTGGTCTGTACCTGCGTTATCCCCATTGTGACCCTCGGGTTGACCCATACTGTGCTTATGCTGCTGCTCTGGCATCATCGCAGAACCTCGAAGCCCCACCTTCTGGTTTGGAGAGACCCTGCAACCCTCTCTATGACGATAACTGCAACCCCCTTACAGCCACAAGGTTTGGAAGCTTGGCCTCTGGAGATCTGAAGGACGAGCCCGCCTCTGAAGCCGGCGCCATGCGCGCACCTCCAAGCCCTCGTCACGACCCTTATGCCATGTACCGAGATGCATCTGCCGGGGCTGACCTGCGAAGACACCTGCCTACACAGCTTCAACCTCCGAGGCACCAACCAGAGGAACCTCAACATCCTTTGGGACCCCGCGGGAAGACCAAAGAGGGCTATGACTGTTTCATCGGGTATGATGAAGAGTGCTTCCCACTGGGTTCCCAAAACGAACCCCGTCCTGCTGTGCACAGACAGCCATCCTACCCGACCGAAGCCTACGAGCCCCACCTGAATGCTGATGGATCCAGAAATGGGGTGATCGAGCCTGATCCCGACTGCGATCCTGAGTACGACAGAAACTGCCGCTTGCGCCGCTATGAGCCTGAGGCGGCCGAACCCGCCAGTCCTTTACCTCAACAGGAGCTTCCAGCCCAGGAGCAGTCCCACAGGGAGGTGCCCCAGCATCGAGAAGAGTCCTACCCTGAGACCCCAGGCTATGACCAGCAACAATACGAGCCCTACATGAGCGGACAAGAGGATCCATACGCAGGATACGGCCCCCAGGAACCAGGAGCAACTAGTTTTCAGGATGTCCTGAGAGGATATGGTGGTCGGTATCCTGGCCAGGATGACCACCGTGCCTACAATGGAGACTACAGAAAGAAATAA
- the cops9 gene encoding COP9 signalosome complex subunit 9, whose protein sequence is MKPAVDEMFPEGAGPYVDLDEAGGSTGLLMDLAANEKAVHSDFFNDFEDLFDDDDIQ, encoded by the exons ATGAAGCCAGCAGTTGATGAAATGTTTCCTGAGGGAGCTGGTCCGTATGTGGACCTGGATGAG GCAGGGGGCAGCACTGGACTGCTGATGGATCTGGCCGCCAATGAGAAGGCAGTGCACTCAGACTTTTTCAATG ATTTTGAAGATCTATTTGATGACGATGATATTCAGTGA